Proteins encoded by one window of Conger conger chromosome 1, fConCon1.1, whole genome shotgun sequence:
- the LOC133107803 gene encoding keratin-associated protein 5-1-like produces MWGAGPACGEPGLRVGTLRVGSRACVWGAGPACGDPACVDPACGEPGLRVGTLHVGSRACVWGPCMWGAGPACGEPGLRVGTLRVGSRACVCGPCVWGPCVWGAGPACVDPACGEPGLRVWTLRVGSRACVWGAGPACGEPGLRVWTLRVGSRACVCGPCVCGPCMWGAGPACVDPACGDPACGEPGLRVGTLRVWTLHVGSRACVWGAGPACVDPACGEPGLRVWTLRVGSRACMWGAGPACGEPGLRVGSRACVWGAGPACGDPACVEPGLRVGTLHWMGAVHSAETYSQWPAEDVSTVLNPTPSGQQRISPQC; encoded by the exons ATGTGGGGAGCCGGGCCTGCGTGTGGGGAGCCGGGCCTGCGTGTGGGGACCCTGCGTGTGGGGAGCCGGGCCTGCGTGTGGGGAGCCGGGCCTGCGTGTGGGGACCCTGCATGTGTGGACCCTGCATGTGGGGAGCCGGGCCTGCGTGTGGGGACCCTGCATGTGGGGAGCCGGGCCTGCGTGTGGGGACCCTGCATGTGGGGAGCCGGGCCTGCATGTGGGGAGCCGGGCCTGCGTGTGGGGACCCTGCGTGTGGGGAGCCGGGCCTGCGTGTGTGGACCCTGCGTGTGGGGACCCTGCGTGTGGGGAGCCGGGCCTGCGTGTGTGGACCCTGCATGTGGGGAGCCGGGCCTGCGTGTGTGGACCCTGCGTGTGGGGAGCCGGGCCTGCGTGTGGGGAGCCGGGCCTGCGTGTGGGGAGCCGGGCCTGCGTGTGTGGACCCTGCGTGTGGGGAGCCGGGCCTGCGTGTGTGGACCCTGCGTGTGTGGACCCTGCATGTGGGGAGCCGGGCCTGCGTGTGTGGACCCTGCGTGTGGGGACCCTGCATGTGGGGAGCCGGGCCTGCGTGTGGGGACCCTGCGTGTGTGGACCCTGCATGTGGGGAGCCGGGCCTGCGTGTGGGGAGCCGGGCCTGCGTGTGTGGACCCTGCGTGTGGGGAGCCGGGCCTGCGTGTGTGGACCCTGCGTGTGGGGAGCCGGGCCTGCATGTGGGGAGCCGGGCCTGCGTGTGGGGAGCCGGGCCTGCGTGTGGGGAGCCGGGCCTGCGTGTGGGGAGCCGGGCCTGCATGTGGGGACCCTGCGTGTGTGGAGCCGGGCCTGCGTGTGGGGACCCTGCAT TGGATGGGAGCTGTCCACAGTGCTGAAACCTACTCCCAgtggccagcagaggatgtcTCCACAGTGCTGAATCCTACTCCCAGTGGCCAGCAGAGGATCTCTCCACAGTGCTGA